The following DNA comes from Actinomycetota bacterium.
CCGCCGGGCCCTGCACGACCAGGACCGCCAGACCGTCTGACCGGGGCAGGACCCAGGGAGCACCGAGGCCCGCCGGGGGGCGGCGCGCAAGCTCCGGCGCCGCACGAACGGCTGGGCGTTGCATGCGGCGCCGGATGCTCGACCGCTGTTCTAGGGGGCGTTCTCCGCGTCGGCGGCGTTGACCCGGATCACCACCCAGCGGTTGCTGCCGGCCACCCGGCGGACCGTGAACTCGACGCCGAGCGAGAGGTCCTCGACCGGGGTGTCGAGCGGGTTGCCGTCGGCCGGGTTGCCCGTGCCCAGGATGATCCCGTCACCCAGGTCCTCCCCGTACAGCTCGGTGAGCGGGTTCCCGTCGGCGTCGACGATCCGGGTGGTGTAGCGCCGGTGGTCCTTGGAGGGGACCACCACCGAGGCGTCGGCGTCGCGGAAGAACAGGTCCTCGCCGCGCAGCTCCAGCCCCGGGTACCAGCCCTTGGCGTCGGTGAAGTGGGGCACGCCGGCCTGCGGGGCGTGGACGTTGCAGTAGGTCGTGTACGAGCCCACCGGGTCCTCGATGCACTCGCGGAACTGGCGCGTCGGCCGCTTGGCGAAGGCCGCGTTCGACGACTGGGCCCGCGACGGCAGGTTCTTCAGCGTGGTCGTGTCGTGCTCGGCCGCCTCGCCGAAGCGCCGCAGCGGGTCGAAGTGGCTGTCCACGATCAGCAGCTGCCCCTTGGAGCCGGTGCTGGGCGGCGCGAAGATCGGGGTGGTCACGTGGTTCACGGTGTACTGGCCGTCGCGGTACCAGACCAGCATGCCGGGGGCGTTGTAGGGGGTGCGGGTGACCCGCCACTCGTCCCCGAACTCGCCGTTGGAGTAGGTGGTGTCGTAGGCGTAGCGCAGGCCCTTGTCGAAGCCGTCGTAGTTGCGCCACTCGGCCAGGTAGTAGTGCTGGTAGATGAAGGTGCCGCTGGTGATGATCCAGCCGGCGCCCTCGGTGTCGGTGAAGGTGCCCTGCTCCGAGGTCCAGCCGTCGGCGCCGCTCTCGACGTCGTCGGTCCAGACCGAGGTGCCGTCGGCGGTGACCTCGAAGTCGTCGGCGAACCAGCCCGGCTCCTCGAAGGCGGCGTCGGTGGCGTAGCGCAGCCGCAGGCCGATGGTGGTGCCGGCGTACGGGGTCAGGTTGACCCAGTCGTGGCGCCACTCGCCGCCGGTGGTCCCGGTGAGGCCGTTCTGGAGGCCGCCGTAGTCACGCAGCCGCCCGTTGGGGTCCTCGTTGGTCGAGACCACGTTGCCGGCCTCGTCGCGGACCTCGAGCTGGGTCCAGGTGGCCCCGCCGTCGGTCGACACCTCGATGAAGCCGTAGTCCCACAGCTCCTCGATGGTGTAGTTGTTCCAGGTCCAGAAGCGCACGTCGGCGCCGGCGGGCACGTCGAGGGTGCGCGACAGCTTCACGTCGGCCCACGACTGGTCGTTGTTCGAGTACCACATGTTGTCGCCGCTGTGCGGCGTGCCAAGGGTGACCGACTTCTCGGGCAGGTTCACCCGGACGCCGTCCTCGGTCCCCCTGGGGGTCCGCGAGGTCTGGCCGACCTTGACGTCGCGGCTCGAGGAGCCGACGCCGAAGGTCTCGGGGTCGACCCAGCCGAGCACGTACTTGTCCCACAGGCCCATGTGGGTCGGGATGGTCTGGAACAGCGGGCCCGTGTGCGACCCGGACGCCATCAGGTCCCAGAAGTCGACGTCGGAGTCGGCCGCGCCGCTGGTGTCGTACAGGTCGGGCAGCCCCAGGTCGTGGCCGTACTCGTGGGAGATGACCCCGACGCCGGCGTCCTCGGCCTGCATGATGTAGTTGTTGACGCGCACCTCGGTGCCTGGGACGGCGTAACCGCCGGTCGACGGGTCGACGTTGCCGGCGTGCGACCAGATCGAGTAGGGGCCCTCGGCGCCGCCGCCGTCGGCCTTGTCGGCGCCGGCGTGGATGATCACGAAGTGGTCGACGACCCCGTCGGCCTCGAACAGGTTGCCGTCGCCGTCGGCGTCGCCCTGGTCCTCGATGTCGTAGCGGGCCCAGGGGAAGTCGGGGTCGCTGGCCGCCAGGGCGTCGACCGCGTCCACGATCAGCTGGCTGACCTGCCGGGGGTTGTCCGGGTGGCCGCTGTTGTCCTGCATCGGCTGGCCGCAGACGGTGGCGCCGTACCAGGCCTCGGAGTGCGGCACCTGGACCCAGCCGGCGACCTCGCCGGTGATGTCGTAGGCGCCCTTGGACATCTCCTGGTAGTGGTTCTTGACGGTGTAGCCGCGCAGGTCGACGCCGGGCTTGCCGTCGGGGCCGGTCAGGTCGGGCCGGACCCGCCGGGTGAGGCCGGTCTTGGTGTAGATCAGCTTGTTGTAGTGGCTGGGGCTGAAGTCCGGCACCCAGAAGGTGTTGTTGTCGGTGCCACGGCCGACCGTCGCCGGGTCGGGCATGTTGTTGTGGAGCGGTCCGCCCAGCAGGGTGCCGGCCGGCTCGGTGACGCACTCCTCGGCGCCCACGAAGGCCGGGCGCTCGAAGCCGGAGAAGTCGTCGTCGGCGTCGGGGTTGAACTCGACCAGGACCGTGAGCAGCCGGGCCGTCTGGGTGGTGGGGGCCTTCTTGAAGGCCCGCGGGCTCTTGCCGCTCTTGGCCGACCTGGCCTCGAGCCGGCCGAGCACCTCGGCCGCCGCCGGGTTGCCGGTCGAGTGCTTGCGGTCGAAGGCCTCGGACTGGGCGACGACCTTGGCGCTGGGGGTGAGCCTGGAGCGGCTGGCCGACGTGCTCAGCCTGCCGAGCCGTTCCTGCTGGTTCCCGATGCGGTCCATCCGCGGCGCCACCGGGTTGGACCAGCTGCCCGGCGACGGCGCCAGGCGGGCCCGCCCCGACGCCGGGTCGCCGGCGCTGGCCGGCGACGGCTGGCTGATGGCGGCCATGGCCACCAGCAGGGCGAGCACCAGCAGCGCGACCAGCGGCCGCCTGAGCGAGTACGGAGTGCTACGAGGCACGGTCGTTTCTCCCCTCTGAGGAACGGCCCTTGACCGACATGAAGGAGTTGCGGTTCCCACCCGCCAATGACCCCGCGAATTGCGGCAAATGTTGGCATGTGCCACAGATCGGGCCCTACTGCAGTCTGCGCAACTGAACCTACGACACTCGGCCTAGTACCGCGGTGGGCCGGGGCTCAGCCGGCGGGGGTGGCGTCCCGCACCCGCAGGGGCTCGCCCTGCTGGCAGCCGGCGGTGCGGGCGGGCGCGGGCTCCCCCACGACCCGGACGCGGGCCCCGGCGGCCAGCACCGCCCGGTCGCCCCCGACCAGCAGCCAGGTACGGCCCTGGTCGGTGGCCAGGAGCAGGCAGCCCGGCCCGCCCCCGGCCTCGACCCGGCCGCTGGCGATCACCCGCACCGCGGGGCGCTGGTCGGCGTCGGGCTGGGTGGCCGGGGCGACGGGGGCGGCCGTGGACGCGGTCGCGGGAACGGGGGGCTCCGGGGTGGCGGGGTCGCCGGCCGGCCCGGCGCACCCGGCGAGCAGGAGCGCGGCCAGGAGCGGCAGCGGTCGGCGGGGCGACGGGGTTCGCATGCCGGTTGGACGCCCGCCGGGCGGCAACGGTTCCCCGCCTAGGCGTCGAGGCCGCGCAGCCGGGCCAGCTCGGCGTTCAGCTCGTTGCCGGCCAGGATGGCCACGCTGGAGAAGTAGGTCCACAGGACGGTCGCGACCACGGCCCCGACGGCCTGGCCGATGATGACCACCTTGGCGTCGTTGACGACCACCCCGGTCGGGGCGCCGCTGCCGAAGGCGAGATACAGCCGGAAGACCCCGGCGGCCAGGATCCACAGGACCACGCCGAGGACGGCGCCCGGGAGCAGGTGACGCCAGGCGTGCCGGACGGTGGGGGCGAACCGGTACAGGCACAGCAGGAACGCGACCAGGACGGCCAGGGCCACCGGCCAGCGGCCGATGTACCAGGCGGTGATCAGGGCCTGGCTGATCCCGAACTGCTCGGCCACGTCGCGGTGCTCGTCCAGGAACGGCGCGTCGACCATGAGGCCCAGGGTCAGGACCACGACCACGACCGACCCGAAGGCGAACCCGAGGGCGATGACCCGCTGCTGGAGCGACAGCCGCTGGTGCCGGTCGTGGTAGGCGGCGTCGAGGGCGCGGCTGGTGGCGGCGAACAGGCGGCCGGCCAGCCACCAGGTGAGCAGGAGGCCGCCGATGGCCGCGCCCCCCTTGCGCTGGTCGAGCTGGGCCCGGACGAAGGGGTCGACGATGCCGTCGGTCAGCTCGGGGCTGATGACGACGCGGACCACGGAGATGGCGGCGTCCTGGCCCCTGGCGATCTTCTCCGGGCCGACGAACCGCTGGATCTGGCCGAGGGCGGCGCCGACGGCCACGGTCAGCGGGACCAGGGTCAGCATGGCGAAGAAGGACATCTCGGCCGCCGGGCCGGTGACCCGGTGGCGCAGGGCGGTGTGGCCCACGTGGGCCGCGAGCTGCCAGGGGTTGTAGCCCAGGACCCGCTCGGGGCGGCGCGCCGCCCACGCCTTGATGCGATCCGTCGGGGCAACCACCGCCTCCACCCCCACATGATCGATCAACCATCTGCCCCGATATTGTGGCAGACCCGCCCAGGAGTCGGCCTTGGCCGACGATCCATGGACCCCGCCCGGCAGAGCCGGTCGGGCTAATAGGTGAGGGCGACCTTGACCGCGTCCAGGGGATGCTCGTCGATCCAGCGGTAGGCGTCCGGGGCCTGCGCGAACGGGAACCGGCGGGCGAGCAGGCCGTCCACCGAGACCCGGTCGGTGTAGAGCAGCCGGGTGGCGGTGTCCATCACCCGGCGCCGGTTCCACAGAGGGGCGTGCCGGTCCGGCGCCCCCCAGGCGCCGATGGAGGCGAGCAGCGTCAGCCGGTTGTGGTGGAACTCCTCACCAAGGCGCACGTTGCCGGCGCCGCCCTGGTAGAACCCGGCCGCCACCACCGTCGCCCCCAGCCCGGCCGCCTGCAGGGCGCCCTGCAGGCCCCGGTCGCTGCCGGAGACCTCGATGGCCACGTCGACGCCCTGCCCCATGTTCAGCTCGCGGATCTGGAGCCCGGCGGCCTTGCCGTCGCCCGGGTCGAGCACGTGGCTGGCCCCAAGCCCGAGAGCCAGCTTGCGGCGGACCGGGTCGGGGTCGAGCGCGAACACGTTCTGGATCCCCTCGAGCCGGCACATCTGCACGGTCAGCAGGCCGATGGCGCCGAGCCCGTGGACGCTGACCGCGTCCCCGAGCTTCATCTCGGCGTCGTGGACGGCCTGCAGGGCGACCGCGGCCAGGCTGATGAACAGGGCCCGCTCGGGGCGCTCGGCGCTCGGCAGCCGCACCAGCGGGTAGGTGGCCCGCAGGGACGCGGCCACGTCCAGCACCGTCTCCTCCTGGTGGGGGGTGCCGGTGTGGACCAGATCCCCGACCGCGACCTCGGTGACGTCGGGGGCGAGCTCGGTGACCTCCCCCACCATCTCGTAGCCGAGCGTCACCGGGTAGGCGGCGGCGCTGCCGGCCGGCGGCTCCACGAAGGCCCGCAGGCCCCGGTCGAAGACCTTGTCGGTGAAGGCGGAGGTGCCGCGGTACAGGCTGAGCTCGGTCCCGTGGCTGATGCCGCTGAGCAGGGCCCGCAGCCGGATCTCGCCCGGGCGCAGGTCGCGGGTCGGCTGGTCGGAGAGGCGCAGCGTGCGGGGGCCGTCGAGCACGAGAGTGCGGGGCATCGAAGTGGTGGCTCCTTGTCGAGGAACTATGCTTGCTCAGCCTACGTCTTGAGGGGAGTCATTGAGCATGAAGCTGTCCTGCCAGGAGCAACTGCTGCCGGGCGCCGGCCTGGAGGAGAAGTGGGCGTTCGCCGCCGAGGCGGGCTTCGAGGGCATCGAGCTGCGGGCCAGGGGCGACGGCCATTTCGCCTCCCGGCTGCCCGAGCTGCGGGCCGCCGCCCGGGCCGGGGTGGTGATGGCCACCGTCTGCCCGGAGACCGACCACTTCATCGGCGACTTCGACGCCGACCGGCGCCGCGACGCCGTCGAGCAGCTGCGCTCCCAGCTCAGCGTCATCGCCGAGCTGGGCGGGGCCGGGGTGCTGACCCCGGCCAGCTGGGGCATGTTCAGCCTGCGCCTGCCGCCCTTCACCCCGCCCCGGCAGCCCGACGAGGACCACAAGGTGCTGCTGGAGGCGCTGGTCGAGCTGGCCGAGCACGCCGCCGCCGAGGGGGTGTGGCTGGCCGTGGAGCCGATCAACCGCTACGAGGACTACATGATCAACCGCCTCGACCAGGCGGTCGAGCTCGGCGAGGAGGTCGAGCGCGCGACCGGGCAGGACTCGGTGCGGGTCTGCGCCGACCTGTTCCACATGAACATCGAGGAGGACGACCTGGCCGCGGCCATCCGGGCCGC
Coding sequences within:
- a CDS encoding zinc-binding dehydrogenase — protein: MPRTLVLDGPRTLRLSDQPTRDLRPGEIRLRALLSGISHGTELSLYRGTSAFTDKVFDRGLRAFVEPPAGSAAAYPVTLGYEMVGEVTELAPDVTEVAVGDLVHTGTPHQEETVLDVAASLRATYPLVRLPSAERPERALFISLAAVALQAVHDAEMKLGDAVSVHGLGAIGLLTVQMCRLEGIQNVFALDPDPVRRKLALGLGASHVLDPGDGKAAGLQIRELNMGQGVDVAIEVSGSDRGLQGALQAAGLGATVVAAGFYQGGAGNVRLGEEFHHNRLTLLASIGAWGAPDRHAPLWNRRRVMDTATRLLYTDRVSVDGLLARRFPFAQAPDAYRWIDEHPLDAVKVALTY
- a CDS encoding YihY/virulence factor BrkB family protein, which codes for MEAVVAPTDRIKAWAARRPERVLGYNPWQLAAHVGHTALRHRVTGPAAEMSFFAMLTLVPLTVAVGAALGQIQRFVGPEKIARGQDAAISVVRVVISPELTDGIVDPFVRAQLDQRKGGAAIGGLLLTWWLAGRLFAATSRALDAAYHDRHQRLSLQQRVIALGFAFGSVVVVVLTLGLMVDAPFLDEHRDVAEQFGISQALITAWYIGRWPVALAVLVAFLLCLYRFAPTVRHAWRHLLPGAVLGVVLWILAAGVFRLYLAFGSGAPTGVVVNDAKVVIIGQAVGAVVATVLWTYFSSVAILAGNELNAELARLRGLDA
- a CDS encoding DUF5818 domain-containing protein encodes the protein MRTPSPRRPLPLLAALLLAGCAGPAGDPATPEPPVPATASTAAPVAPATQPDADQRPAVRVIASGRVEAGGGPGCLLLATDQGRTWLLVGGDRAVLAAGARVRVVGEPAPARTAGCQQGEPLRVRDATPAG
- a CDS encoding immune inhibitor A domain-containing protein, translated to MPRSTPYSLRRPLVALLVLALLVAMAAISQPSPASAGDPASGRARLAPSPGSWSNPVAPRMDRIGNQQERLGRLSTSASRSRLTPSAKVVAQSEAFDRKHSTGNPAAAEVLGRLEARSAKSGKSPRAFKKAPTTQTARLLTVLVEFNPDADDDFSGFERPAFVGAEECVTEPAGTLLGGPLHNNMPDPATVGRGTDNNTFWVPDFSPSHYNKLIYTKTGLTRRVRPDLTGPDGKPGVDLRGYTVKNHYQEMSKGAYDITGEVAGWVQVPHSEAWYGATVCGQPMQDNSGHPDNPRQVSQLIVDAVDALAASDPDFPWARYDIEDQGDADGDGNLFEADGVVDHFVIIHAGADKADGGGAEGPYSIWSHAGNVDPSTGGYAVPGTEVRVNNYIMQAEDAGVGVISHEYGHDLGLPDLYDTSGAADSDVDFWDLMASGSHTGPLFQTIPTHMGLWDKYVLGWVDPETFGVGSSSRDVKVGQTSRTPRGTEDGVRVNLPEKSVTLGTPHSGDNMWYSNNDQSWADVKLSRTLDVPAGADVRFWTWNNYTIEELWDYGFIEVSTDGGATWTQLEVRDEAGNVVSTNEDPNGRLRDYGGLQNGLTGTTGGEWRHDWVNLTPYAGTTIGLRLRYATDAAFEEPGWFADDFEVTADGTSVWTDDVESGADGWTSEQGTFTDTEGAGWIITSGTFIYQHYYLAEWRNYDGFDKGLRYAYDTTYSNGEFGDEWRVTRTPYNAPGMLVWYRDGQYTVNHVTTPIFAPPSTGSKGQLLIVDSHFDPLRRFGEAAEHDTTTLKNLPSRAQSSNAAFAKRPTRQFRECIEDPVGSYTTYCNVHAPQAGVPHFTDAKGWYPGLELRGEDLFFRDADASVVVPSKDHRRYTTRIVDADGNPLTELYGEDLGDGIILGTGNPADGNPLDTPVEDLSLGVEFTVRRVAGSNRWVVIRVNAADAENAP
- a CDS encoding sugar phosphate isomerase/epimerase family protein, which produces MKLSCQEQLLPGAGLEEKWAFAAEAGFEGIELRARGDGHFASRLPELRAAARAGVVMATVCPETDHFIGDFDADRRRDAVEQLRSQLSVIAELGGAGVLTPASWGMFSLRLPPFTPPRQPDEDHKVLLEALVELAEHAAAEGVWLAVEPINRYEDYMINRLDQAVELGEEVERATGQDSVRVCADLFHMNIEEDDLAAAIRAAGPRIAHVHVDDTNRLQPGTGHMDFGSVFAALRDVGYDDWLTFECRLRGAPEEALPASTRFLAGFLSG